AGGGATAGTTATGCTGGTACAGCTGAGAGTTCAAAAGGGGTATTTCACCTGCCCTGTGGGTGTacatggcaggagtgagcacatCAGATGGACAGGTGTGAGGTATACAGCAGTCAAAAAGCCACAGTGATTTTTGACCTGTACAGAAACAATGCTTTGGCTGCCTTTCCTACTTAGGATTAAAGAGCAAGGTATATTTagtttttcaatttatttattcaagtttttaatgcctcccttctccttagactcagggcggcttacaacatgttagcaatagcactttttatcagagccagcatattgcctccacaatccgggtcctcattttacccaccttagaaagatggaaggccgaaggtgagatttcaaccgctgacctacagatctagcagtcagcttcagtggcctgcagtactgcactctactcgtTGTGCTACCTTGGCTCATTTACAGATACATTTAGAaggcataattttaataaattaaaatgagaGATCCCTTAAAAAGGAGGACCAGGTCTGGTGGTCACtcatatcattttctttcccctcttctccccaaacagaTGAAAAGCTCTATTACTGCAATTGGCAAGGGTGCGGAATGAAGTTTTCCTGCTGTGAGGAAATGACACGCCATTATGAAAATCATACCAGCCATTTTCTACTTCAGTGCCACCTGTGCGACCAGTCCTTCTCCCGCTCTGATCACCTGGCATCACACATGAAACAACACCAATAGCCTTTGACACCTGTGGCTTGATGCCTGGTGATCAGAGTGACCCACCGTCTCTCTACAATATTACTTGAAGTCAAAACCGACTCACTTGAATTGTTCCCTCAAAACTCTTCCAGATGTACATACAACTGGTAGCAGTAAAAAATACACTGCTTCAAGTTCTAGTATTAGAAGAAAGtgcaatatttatggacttttctcAAAATATTCTAAGCCTTCAATTTGCCCTCCTTTTCTACAGATATTTTCCTAAAATAAAACCATCCATTGCAACAATTGATCTCTGGTCATATCTCATTATgttacaaccaaagtattggatttcaaaaaaacaaatttcaatagaatgggggaatatttaaataataaattaaagggCAGGGATCAAACGGCAGGAGCAAGTGCCCAATGGACTatattaaaaaggccatcttaaaagccactggactgtatataaggcaaataactaaaggtaaaaggaccatctatgtttgtgttttgatgtaaaaactgatggtgaacaatcctatactgcaatcaaagtattggatttcagaaaaactaattttaatgcaatgggggaatatttaaataatgaattaaagaggagggataaaatggcaggagcgagcacccagtggactgtattaaaaaaggccatcttaaaagctactggactgtatgtaaggcaaataattaaaggtaaaaggaagaacaaaccgctatggtttagcaatggtGTAAGGACtacagtcaatgaaaaaaaggctgcctataggaggtataaagagtctggaaatatagctgatagagaggtgtataaaatgagagagaaggcgaaacagataatatatgctgctaaagcctcaaaagaggaagaaattgccaaatctgtaaagaagggggataaaaccttcagatgtatattagtgataggaagaagaaaaactgcagcgtcacgaagcttagtaccgggaataatacatgcattgatgagaataaggaggtcgctgaccatttgaatagctacttctgttcagttttctcaaaagacactttacaatataatactatagatggatatagcattgcttccagctgtagagattcagctccagtgatcttagaagccaatgtcttagaagaacgtgaacgattaaagataaataaggcaatgggtccagatggcatccaccccagagtttttaaagaactcagatatatgattgctacccccctgactgatttatttaaccaatccctgttaacaggagatgttcctgaggattgaagagtggccagtgttgtgcctatccacaataatggcagtagagaagaagctggtaactacaggccaattagcttgacatcagttgtagttaaaacgatggagactctactcaaaaagaggataaatcagcacttaaaaaacaataacttattggacccaaatcagcatggctttattgaaggaaaatcatgtcagactaatctcattgatttctttgactatgtcacaaaggtgttggatgaaggtggtgccgtggatattgcctatctggacttcagcaaagcttttgatacagTTCCAGGTTTGGAAGGGaagttttgcctatttgctgatgactctaagtgtgcaatagggttgatattcttggaggtgtctgtaatatggtaaatgatttagctttactagataaatggtcaaaggaatggaaactgcaatttagtgtttccaaatgtaaaataatgcacttggggagtcTTTCCGGAGATTAAGAAACCTGAGGCCAACGCAGCTAGAGCCTTTGGTTCGCCTCACCCTGGGCAACAAGACCCCGCTGATGGCGGGCAGAGATTCACCAGGGCCCGAAGACCAGGGCCGTCCCAACTCTGGCGCTCCTCCTTTTCTAGGAGAGCTGAATTTACGCCTCCTCGAAGAGGCAGGCGTCATCGCTTTACATCCCCCGAGTGACACCTCCCCGCCTCGGAGACATATCTCATCTGGTCGAGCTGTTGGTCTGTGCGATGGCTCGGTGCGATTTAAATACTCTCCACCGCCGGCCAGGCCTTCTACGGCGTGGCCGGGAAATCTGTTTGGATTGGGCGACCCCGAGGCAGACATAGCCCCCTGTTTGGCATCCCTCGCCTCTTTCCAGAAGGTGGACAGCCGCCCATCTTCCCAGGTGAGTTGGCCCCACAGACCGTAGAGAGCGTGGTGGGTGGCTGGAACGGCACGCGCTCTGCACGTGCTCAGAGGCACTGCCGCTTCCTTCGGGAGGCGGGGGGGAAAGGGGCGGCATGGAAGCTTTGCATTCCCCTCGCCTTCGGGGGGGTTCCTCCACTCAAACCTGAGGGACCCCGCTTAATTCGAGAAGAGGGAGGGGGGTTTCATGGGAAGGCGCCCTCTGTTCTCCCTCACTCCTTTGTGAGGTGAATTTTTGTGATGTGaattctttttgggggggggaaaggaggaccCTGACCCCTTCCCGGGTCAGGCCAGTGTCTCAGGTCAATCCACTAACCGCGGGCCACTTCTCCTCTCCTCGCAGTGGTCCTGTGGCTTAGAAGGCTATTACTTCATGGGCATTGTCTCGCCCGAAGTGGATGCCCATGAGGCTCTGCCTGACCTGGGCCAGTCCCGGAATTGCATGAACATCAAGTGGGAGACCCCACCGACCCCCTTTCTGCAGCCTCAGTACCCCCATGGACCCTCTCCTAACGGACTCTTTGACCAGATCCTCCCCTGTCAGGCCTCTCCCTCCAGGATCATCATCACCCCACCTGCCTCCCCAATGAAAATGTGGGAAACCAAATCGAGAGGACAGCGCTCTTCATCCCACAAACGGACCACAACACAGAGGTGCACTTATGATGGCTGCGGGGAAATGTACAGGAAGAGCTCTCATCTCAAGGCGCACCTTCAAACACACAAGGGTAAGGCATCGCTTTATTGCGTCATAGGAGGGAGTTTCAGAGGAGTCTGCTAAACACACTCCATCACCCCATCCGCCCCCTGAGGTTTGCACACAATTTTGGAGAGGTGAACACAGAAGGAGGGATAGTTATGCTGATACAGCTGAGTTCAAAAGGGGTATTTCACCTGCCCTGTGGGAGTACATGGCAGGAGTGAGGACATCACAGGTGTGAGGTATACAGCTGTCAAAAAGCCACAGGAAGTTTTGACCTTTACAGAAATAATGCTTTGGTTGCCTTTCCTACTTAGGATTAAAGAGcaaggtagatttatttattcaatttttttaatgcctcccttctcctttgactcagggcggcttacaacatgttagcaatagcactttttatcagagccagcatattgcctccacaatccgggtcctcattttacccaccttagaaggatggaaggctgagtcaacctggaaggtgagatttgaactgctcacctacagatctagcagtcagctttagtggcctgcagtactgcactctaatcattgtgccaccttggctcatttacaaatacatttagaaggcataattttaataaattaaaaagagagagatgagatcccttaagaaggaggaccaggtctggtggtcactcttatcattttctttcccctcttctccccaaacagGTGAAAAACTCTATTATTGCAACTGGGAAGGATGCGGGTGGAAGTTTTCTTGCTGTGAGGAAATGACCTGCCATTATCAAAAACATACTGGCCATTGTCGATTTCTGTGCCACCTGTGCAACCAGTCCTCCTCCCGCTCTGATCACCTGGCATCACACATGAAGCAACACCAGTAGCCTCTAACACCTGTCGCTTGATGCCTGTCGATCAgagtgggggtcgggggggggggaaatctagtAGGTGGTTCTACTAGGTCTGTCCAGAAAAAAATACTTGGACTGAACACTGACCCCGGGAACCAGCTGGTTCTGGTGCTTCCTCAAGAGCCAAGAACCTGACTTGGACTTTACCCATGGGGCTTATTTATGGAGAAGAACTGCAGAAAGACCACCAGAGCACTTGAAAGAACTGCAACAATTCCTTGACCGATCCTCACCCttcaataacaaaaaaacaaaattcttTGACCGACCCTCACTCTACAATATTATTTGAAGTCAAAACCAAGACTGTCATATTTCGGTCTTATCATCAAAACCAACTCACTTGAATTGTGCCGAGAATGATTTATAGGGTGGAGAAAAGAATAtttataactgtgaaaaatggacttccaaaacccccccaaaaaacagacaAAAGTGTGAACAGGACTTTATTTCTGAGAACATGCCAAAACTATCCTGTACACTCAAAATGTGCCTTAAAGTCTACTAGAACTACTACTGGATTACAGATTCTGTAAATAAACTTGTCTTTGGACCGGAATTGTAAATAGTTCTATACTGAAGTTGGACTGTAAACAGGAGATAAAATAGGTTTTTGCCCCCTCTacctattattttgttttaaataaatattttctgaaaactgtttttttaaaaagacttttctAAAATAAAGCATTTGCATTGATCTGTCTTTCACCCTTATTTAAAAGCCATTTGCTGAGAGTCTATTGAGGAGGTGAACCAGATTTGCCTTAAAGCTGCTTTGTGGTTCAACCAATGTCTCAGCTGCACCGTAGAACAGAGCTCGGTAGCAAAACTCTCAAGTCTATAATTTGAGTCTCATGTTTAGTTTATTTGATAGCTATTTTGGTAGCTCCCTCAAAACTCTTCCAGATGTAGATACAACTGCTAGCAGTAAAACCATTGTACAATGCTTCAAGTTCTAGTATTAGAAGAAAGtgcaatatttatggacttttctcagaattctctaagccttcaatttgccctccttttctacagattttttcctaaaataaaacCAATCATTGCAACAGATGATCTCTGGTCATATCTCATCAAAAGTGGAATCTGTTATTTTGATCACTAGCTAAGAAGCTGATGGAGTACAGGAAAATCTcagggagaaaggaaaatcagatcTCAtactccaggggtaggcaaaggtggctcttctatgacttgcgggcttcaactcccagaattcctgggccaatcatgctagctcaggaattctgggagttgaagtccacatgtcatagaagagccaactttgcctacccctgtcataGTCCAATGTTAAGTATTCATAAAGTATGTCCTGTAGATGGCACTCAGGGTGTGAACACCTAAGCTTTCTTTGGCCTAAAGCTGAAAGAAATTGAATACTACATCAGAGAGACCATTAGACATGGAGGAGGGGGAAATGAGATAAAACAAGGtccaaaatacagaaaaataaatgaTCCTAGGTCGAGgcaggtgtaggatctcctgattgggatgatctgcaaggtcccttccaactctgttaatctgttaaatattttaaataggaaagcagtggggaggaagagaggaaaagagaagtgaGATGGTttggggatggtttgcatccatcatacagaggtacccaagtgcttggtgaggagttcagaacttttttggacaggtatttaaactaggtaaaggggacagagatgtaaccgacgtggatgatttctgtccccggacaacgaggataaatcagtttgttgaaatttatgaaaggggagctgtaaatgaaatagatgtagttgttgaggataagggacaaacaaataatgataataatgttcttcgggtaatgtgcacaaatgctcgaagcttgaacAACAAGGTCTGTGAgtaatggccataatatcaagagataatttggatctggttgccataactgagacatggtttaaggacttcaatgaatgggaaatatccataccaggatatacattgtataggaaggatagagtagAAAGGGAGGTGAAGTAGCCATTTATGtgaaggaaagtctaaaaacaacactcattcaaaatacatgtaaagatctggagacattctgtgtttgcatgcaaactaaagagggttctgtcattagatttggggtgatctatagaccTCCAGGGCAATatgaggattatgacaacaagatggtggatgaaattgcccaaatggcagtaaagggataTATCGTGATTAGGAGTGATTTCAACACGCCTGATATTAACTGGAATATCCCTATTgctcttacatgcaaaagtaagaatatagtagaggcccttacaggagcagctctggcacagctggttaagacaccaactagaggggagaatattctagatttagtttttaccaatgggaaccgggtttcagaggttaaggtgggagaaaacgtCAGTTGCAGTGatcacctatgtttgtggttagatgtaaaaactgattgtgagcaatcctatacttcaaccaaagtattggatttcagaaaaacaaatttcaataaaatgggaaaatatttaaataatgaattaaagggcagaGATAAAAAAAGAACACCGTAAGACAGGAAGTACGAAACAGGAAGCTACAGTAAAAGAGTCATTTAGAGCTACATAGAGAAGACTTGGAGAATTGATTACCTAGCGATATTGTGTGGCCAGAGGAAATATAGTCGATTGCTACtggtttttaaatacagtattctaGAGAAGAATGACCAGCCAATGCATTAAAGAAgtcaagatgaaattatttgaactgaattaactgatttgaattgattagatttaattggagtgattgatttgactgaaattacattttgatctaattggattgattgatttgactgaaattacatttaataatattaattgaaattaaatacttttaagaattaaatgtctttaagaaaattaaaattaaaatacctgtaagaatatttaaaagttactaaaagatattagcaccttcttttctcttttctctgttcttacaaagttataaattagaaaaagaattgagtatacttaatgaattagattttttaatattttaaccttatgggagcttatatatatatatatatatatatatatatatatatatatatatatatatatatacatacacatatatatacacacacacacacacacacacaaatatacaagcataagaggagaaaatttaatggcttataaataaacaaattgaaaACAGATTTGATTATTGCGCATAATATAGATGAGATACTGTATATGGCtaactgaaggaggtagatctttgttatgtagaatagactggtccagacTATTAACAAAGGTGTGGGGGATGAGTGAACTGGGCCATTTCTTGATGGCACTTTGACAAAGGTGGGagctactaagagtgagtcttttttctgtttaaacagtggttctcaagctttctaatgctgcaaccccttaatacagttcctcatgttgtggtgattcccaaacataagtctagcaccaattctctcaacagagatttaagctgattggcaggaaggtcagagggacatcctcaTTGTAAACACCCAATGGGTTGAATTGTAAAACTATGTtctaagatgccagaatagaagctataattcctaacaccatgggaaatttgtcctttCCCCTGGTCTTAtgagacccctgtgaaacgatcaTTCGACcccctcaaaggggtcccgaccctcaggttgagaaccactggcctaaaagcatgtttcaagggatattctatataattgttgtgagccgccccgaatctacggatatgggcggcatacaaatctaataaataataataataataataataataataataataataataataacaacaacaacaataataataatcttcctttttaatatttcctaggatatttcatttttctaggaggagGTTAACTTCCCACAAGTTATATTTTcacaaataagtattttcttttcAGGAGAAATGGTTGGCTtgcaacatatatacatatatatttaccaGCCATTACTACTTTTGATGCCATTTAAGGTGCTTTTTAATAAGTTTCCTCTTGTATCTGTTCCATATTTCCTGTAAGTTGTAACTCTCCTGGATCATACTCTCTGTGGGGTAACTGCTGAACAACTGTAGTGCTATCTGCGTGGATTTAGCAGTTGCTTTTTCCAGAAATAGCCGTTTTGGAATAAATATGCACTCTGCGCCTTCACTGATCTGTGGAAAGAGGAAAATAGTAATAACAATCTCTTTtgctaactaaaataaataatccaTATTTTAAGGCTACACTCTATTGTGttatatataaaacaaatctgagattaccaaaaaaaaagatgTCAAGATAGTTAAAGTATAAATTGGTACACATAGATGCTTGCCAAAAGAAGAATACTTATTTAAATTCAGCTTACAATGAAagaggtttttttaactattaagGTGAAGAGTAATCTTATCCAAATGTGAGAATTTTTATTAAGATAATGGTTTGTCTAAAGAACAATATATTCTAATTTCCAAATAAAATGAAGAGACTATCAGAGGAAATGTTATTGTCCAATAAATGACTTAGCAGACATGCACtcgcaattaaaattaaaatttatttaggaCTGATATTAATTAGGGAATAACACCACCCAAATATACATATGTGAACGAATGTTGTTTCATAGCAACAGTTCCAATTTACGGTAATTGATTTGTACCTTATGTGTTTCTGAAGACACATTTTAGAtggcaaagaagaaaagaagaaaaactagCACTGCTCTGTGATCTCATAATCTATTATTAATATAAAATGTTCATTTTACAAATTCAAGTAGAGTAGCCTGATCACAGATGCATGTAGTTTAGCCTGAATTCCAAATTTCTCTGTAATATAAATAGTACAAACGGAAtaaaagaataatagaattggaagggatcttggagtttttctagtccagtgatggcacgCGTTCCACAGGCtgcacccagagccatatctgagggcacctgAGGCCTTGCCTtatatcagctccagtgtgcaagcttgcactggccagctgattttcagtcttcttttcagctgttttcgctcttcccaggcttcTGGGAAACCTCCCaaggcctggggatggcaaaaaatggcccaacaggccaactggaagttcagaagtgAACTTACGGttggcccgtttttcaccatcccaaggGTTCAGGAAGCTTTCATGAACcctgggagagcaaaaaacacccAAATGGGCctagcggaagtccggaggcttcagtgaggcctgggtGCATATGTGTGGGTCAGCATGGAAGGGGTGTTGTGCGCatgcagggggagggcattgcattaaacacaagaacaaggggacacaatctgaagttagttggggaaaagatcaaaagcaacatgagaaaatattattttactgaaagagtagtagatccttggaacaaacttccagcagacgtggtagataaatccacagtaactgaatttaaacatgcctgggataaacatatatccatcctaagataaaatacagaaaatagtataagggcagactagatgga
This DNA window, taken from Erythrolamprus reginae isolate rEryReg1 chromosome 7, rEryReg1.hap1, whole genome shotgun sequence, encodes the following:
- the LOC139170641 gene encoding Krueppel-like factor 2, translating into MAGRDSPGPEDQGRPNSGAPPFLGELNLRLLEEAGVIALHPPSDTSPPRRHISSGRAVGLCDGSVRFKYSPPPARPSTAWPGNLFGLGDPEADIAPCLASLASFQKVDSRPSSQWSCGLEGYYFMGIVSPEVDAHEALPDLGQSRNCMNIKWETPPTPFLQPQYPHGPSPNGLFDQILPCQASPSRIIITPPASPMKMWETKSRGQRSSSHKRTTTQRCTYDGCGEMYRKSSHLKAHLQTHKGEKLYYCNWEGCGWKFSCCEEMTCHYQKHTGHCRFLCHLCNQSSSRSDHLASHMKQHQ